A single region of the Latilactobacillus curvatus JCM 1096 = DSM 20019 genome encodes:
- a CDS encoding HK97 family phage prohead protease: MPKLETRAINTDLTASDDETRTVSGTAVVFNRDSEDLGGFIEKVDPHAFDGVDLRDVFMLFNHDYNAVLCRTIANTLELTLDDAGLHFKASLPDTSIGRDTYENVRNGNIQGCSFGFTVNEDKWDTSSTVYRRDVLKIGELYEITLTPIPAYKDTDVSVAQRFIKQKTSELDKLKAELELMTI; the protein is encoded by the coding sequence ATGCCAAAACTGGAAACAAGAGCGATTAATACTGACCTAACCGCTAGTGATGATGAAACAAGAACAGTAAGTGGTACGGCGGTAGTTTTTAACCGTGACAGCGAAGATTTGGGCGGCTTTATTGAAAAAGTAGACCCACACGCTTTTGATGGTGTGGATTTAAGAGACGTGTTCATGCTATTTAACCATGATTATAACGCGGTACTTTGCCGAACAATCGCTAATACGCTTGAGTTAACGCTAGATGATGCTGGCTTACATTTTAAGGCAAGTTTGCCAGATACCAGTATTGGACGTGATACCTACGAGAATGTGCGCAATGGTAATATTCAAGGCTGTTCTTTTGGATTTACAGTTAACGAAGATAAGTGGGACACATCAAGCACTGTGTATCGGCGCGATGTTTTAAAAATTGGGGAATTGTATGAAATTACTCTTACTCCAATTCCTGCATACAAAGACACAGATGTGTCGGTTGCACAGCGATTTATTAAACAAAAGACATCAGAATTAGACAAATTAAAAGCAGAACTGGAGCTTATGACTATTTAA